The Tepidibacillus fermentans genome contains the following window.
TTATAATCTATAAAATGCATCAAAGGATTGAACGACATAAAGATGGTCCTTAATTCCTGCTAATTCTCGAATGGAATGCATGGCTAACATCGGGGTTCCTATATCGATTGAACGAATATCGACTTGAGTTGAGGAGATTGGCCCAATGGTAGATCCGCCCCGTTCATCGGATCGATTTACAAACTTCTGGACAGGAATTCCATTTTCTTTGCAAAGCTGCTCATACACAGCATTGGAATCGGCGTCTGTCGTGTAATTTTGATTGGCATTGATCTTAATAACGGGGCCACCGTTCATTTTCGGCTTATTCACAGGGTCGTATTTTTCTGGATGGTTAGGATGAACAGCGTGAGCCATATCTGCAGAAATCATAAAGGATTTGGCTAATGCCCGGAAATAATCCTCTCGTTCCTTTCCTAAAGAAAGAACGATTCGTTCGAGAACATTGGCAAGCATCGGCGCATTGGCCCCTTGTTTCGTCCGACTGCCAATCTCCTCATTATCAAAACAGACCATTACATTTGTCGCTTTTGTTACTTTTGCATCTGCGATAGCCGTTATTTCTGCATGAACCATCGCTAGGTTATCTAATCGACCAATGGAGATCAATTCCTCATTCAGTCCTACTAACGTACCTTTTGTTGTATCGTATAGAAACAAGTCAAAGTCGATAATTTCATCCTCTGAAATATTTAATTCTTTCCCTAGAAGTTTATGTAAAAATCGATCTTTTTCAAAGGTCTCATTAATTAAACCAATAATAGGAAGGAGATCAATTTGCGGATTTAATTGAATCCCCTCATTTACCTTTCGATTCATATGAATAGCCACATTTGGAATTACTAAAAGAGGACGCTCAATATTAACGAACATCGTTTTAGGATTTAAAGGATGATCCCCCTTCACCATTACCCTACCTGCTAAAGATAATGGTCGGTCCAACCAAGTGTTTAGGATCGGTCCCCCATAGATTTCCGTATTCAATTTCAGATAATTTTCAGCTGTCATTTCTGGATTTGGCTTAATTCGAAAAGTAGGGCTATCTGTATGTGCAGCAACGATTTTAAATCCTTCTTCTTCAACTTCACCTGTTCCAACAATAAAGGCAATAATAGCTGAGTCATTTTTCGTCACATAGTATTTTTCACCTTTTTGTAAATTCCATCGTTGACCAAAATCAAGCTCCTTGAAACCCTTTTGATTAAGCTGTTGCTTGATATTCGCTACAACATGAAAGGCAGTTGGACTATGATCGATAAAATGAATAAGATCTAGTGCTAATTCACGTTCGTTTCTCATAATTTCCTCCATATTTTCATATTTTCTTGGTGACGTTGCATTATATCCTCGTTCCAGTCTGACTGATCGATTTCCTGATCGGAAACGAGTTGCTTTAAATACTTTAAATTATCTTTTACTAAGTCTAATGACCAACGATTCCCATGCCCAGTAATGATTATTTTTGGAGCTAACTCAATATAGGATTTTAATGTTTGAATATAAGTATTCACATCTGGATGTGAAACATAGGGTATCGGGTACTCCACATTGTCCCCAACATAAAGTGTTCCATCAACCAAATCAAAACAACTAGCTGAGTCGTTAGTATGACCAGGAGTATGGTAGAACTTCACTTGATCTTCAGCAAACATAATTTCTTCTGTAAATACTAGATTAGGGAAAAGCGGTTTTACATCCCCCCGGATATAAGACTTATTTCGCTCTAGCTCACTCCAAAATCCTTTTTCAAGGTTCTCTCTACAGTATTGATGGGAAAGAATGATGGAATCAGAAAATGCACAATTCCCCCATACATGATCCCAGTCCCAATGCGAATTAAATACGATAATAGGTTGATTTCTGTTTTCCTTAATGAAAAATTTCTTGATCTCTTCCATTGGTTCTGAGCCGATAAAGGTATCACACAAATAGGTGAATTGTTTACCATAAATTGCAACTAAATTCACCTGATCTAATTCTGGAAAACTAAAAACAATTCCTCTAGAACCAATCCGTTGTATTTTCATCTATTTTCATCCTTCAAACCAATTCATCCATTTCACCATTGTACCATATTTTTCAGAAAATAAAAAAATAGAGTTCCCCTATTTGATTGGGGAAACCTCTGTGAATCACATAAAAATAAGTTTATATTCCAACGTGCTCCATTATCCTTGTATAAATACACTCCCAAAAGCTACAACTTATAGAATAAATTTTTTAAAAAAAGCCTAGTTTATGCAATTAGACTTTACCGATAGAACCAGTATTCCATATAAAATCCGATTACAATTCCTAGTATCGCACCAACAAATACTTCTAATGGCTTATGGCCGATTAGTTCCTTCAAAGGTTTGTGTTCTTGTTTCTTTTTTTGTTTTAAATCCATAATAAGAGTTTGTACATCTTGAACTAAGACATTCAGTAATTGAGCATGCTTTGAAGCCTGATAACGAATACCCGCTGCATCCCACATTGTAATTAGAGAAAAAACAATCGCAATAGAAAATTCTGTAGATTGAATTCCATGTTTTAATCCAATTGCTGTAGACAATGAACTCACAAATGCAGAATGAGAGCTCGGCATTCCTCCATTACTAAAGATGATCATTGGCTCCCATTCCTTTTCAAATAATAAATGGGTAAATAATTTTAAGAATTGCGCGAAGACCATCGCAACCAAAGCGCTCATTAAAGGAAAATTGGATAGAAGAATTTGCAATATCATCGGAATCTCCTTTTTAGTTAGTCTATCTTTTCCTTTCTTGATTTAATAATCCATATTTTAGATCCCATAATTTTTTGGATAAATCCACATGGTAAATATGAGGGTTATGTAGTCGTTTCATCTCTTCGGAAATGGTTTGTAATTCCTGTTTTGCATAATCACGGATTTCTTTCAAAGTTGGTAAAGAATAAACGAGTTGACCAGATTGAAAAATAGGAATCAATATTTCTTTTGAGACAAAATTGCGAATCATTTTCTTTTTCCAAATATTAATAGGGTCAAAAGCGATAAAATCTTGTTGAGGGATCGGCTCATCCTCTAACATAATTAAATCAAGAATTGCTTTCTTCGTCGAACGATCATAAAAACGAACAACCTTCTTGCATCCTGGTGTTGTAATCTTTTCTGGATTCTCACTGATCTTTATTTTTGGAACGAGTTGATCGCCTTCCTTTTCTGCTACTAACTTATAAACGCCTCCTAATGATGGACAATCTCTTGAGGTGATTAAATTTGTTCCTACACCCCAAATATCAATTTTCGCTCCTTGAAGCTTTAGATCTCGTATTAATAATTCGTCCAAATCATTCGAAGCAACAATTTTGGCATCAGGAAAACCAGCTTCATCTAGCATTTTTCTCGCTTGTTTTGACAAATAAGCCATGTCTCCAGAGTCTAAACGGATCCCAAAGTTTTGAAATTGGTCTCCCAATCTCTCTTTCATCATTTTAAACGTTTTAATCGCATTAGGAACACCACTATTTAGGGTGTCATAGGTATCTACCAACAAACTTGCATTATCAGGAAAGGCCTGGGCAAATGCGATGAATGCTTCCAATTCTGATGGATAACTTTGAACATAAGCATGAGCATGCGTTCCTCTAATCGGAATCGAAAACATTTTCCCAGCTAGGACATTAGAGGTAGCAGATACTCCTCCAATATAAGCAGCACGAGCCCCATAGATTCCAGCATCAGGTCCTTGAGCTCGACGTAAACCAAACTCTAAAACTGGATCACCATCTGCAGCATAGACAACCCGAGAAGCTTTTGTAGCAATTAAGGTTTGGTGATTAATAATGTTAAGTATGGTCGTTTCGATCAATTGTGCTTCTAACACATTGGTTCGAACTTTTAAAATCGGTTCATTTGGAAAAACAATTGTCCCTTCAGGAGCAGCCCAAATTTCTCCAGTAAAGCGAAAATCCAATAAATATTGTAAAAAATCAGGGTCGTAATCGTGTACGGTAGCCAAATAATCTACATCTTCTTTAGTAAATCGAATATTTTGGATGTATTCAACCACTTGTTCTAATCCAGCAAAGATTGCATACCCTCCGCCACAGGGATTCTTTCGATAAAAAACATCAAAAACGACTTCTTTATCTAAGAGATCGTTTTTAAAGTGGGCATACATCATATTAATTTGATAGTAGTCCGTAAGCATAGTAAGATTTCTAGGGTTCTGCTTATTCTGTACCATTAGTTTTCCCCTTTTTCGATTTTATATCTATATTACATGATGTAATTTTCTATTTATTGTAACATTTAAATGAACAATTTATAATATTTTTTGCACAAAAAAAAGCCCTAAATTTTTAGGGTTTTTATATGTATTAATTGGAAAGTAAGCCTATAAGCCGAGTTTTGTACTTCTAGTGGTAAACGCATCTTAGCTCCCACTGTTGAAGCGGTAATCATCTATCTAGACCATATATTACTATATGGCTCAAGCGACAAACCCGAACGCGGAGCGGGCCACTCCTATATGCGCTCCTATCTTGTCTTGCTCCAGGTGGGGTTTACCAGGGAATAAGTCGCCATATTCCCTCGTGGTCTCTTACACCACGGTTGCACCCTTGCCTGTACCATCATATGATGGCCATTGGCGGTCCATTTCTGTGGCACTATCCTTCAGATCGCTCTGACTGGACGTTATCCAGCACCCTGCCCTTTGGAGCTCGGACTTTCCTCTCGTGGATGAAATCCACCAGCGATTACCCAGCTTACTTCCCTTTATAAACTTTTCGATTTGACAGCAATGAATATTATAACAAAGATATATATAGCTTGCAATATGTAATTCCTAGATAAACTGGAAAGGATTTGTATCGGTTTTTGATTCATATACTTCAGTCATAATGTTTCTTTCTTTAAATGCTTGTTCTAGGTATGCTTTTAACTCAGGTAAAACCCACTTTTCTACGTTATGACCCACATCAATGATTGCTAATCCTTCTGCCATTGCTTCATGTGCAACATGATAATAGATATCTCCCGTAATTAAAACGTCGACTCCTTTAAAAGCAGCTGTCGGCACAAAGCTGTTACCATCGCCACCGACAATCGCTACTTTACGTATTTTCTGCGTGAAGTCACCAATCACCCTCGCACCATCCAATTCTAATTGCCTTTTTACTTGAAGGGCAAATTCCTTCAAGGTTAATTCTTGTTCTAATACACCTACTCGGCCAATTCCATATGCTTTACCTTCAATATCTAAAGGATAAATATCATAGGCTACTTCTTCATAAGGGTGAGCTTTGATCATCGCTTTAATCGCTTGGTTCTGTTTTTCTTCAGGAATGATGGTTTCAATGCGCACTTCATTCACTCGTTCCAGTTTTCCCTGTTGACCGATATAAGGATTTGTACCTTCCCTAGGCATGAATGTTCCGATTCCTGAGGATGTAAAACTACAATGACTATAGTTTCCAATCCATCCTGCTCCATTTGCGTATAATGCATCAAGTACAACCTGCTGGTGGGACTCAGGAACATAAACCACAATCTTTTTTAATTTTTGTTGATAGACCTCTTGCAAAAATTCAGTAGCCTGGATTCCAATTCTTTTTGCTAATGCATCGTTTACTCCACCTAATGCCACATCTAAATTGGTATGGGCGGTATAAACAGCAATATCGTGTTTCAATAATTTTTGATAAATGCGACCTTGCGGTAAATCTGTTCGTAGATGTTTTAATGGACGATATATCGATGCATGGTGTGAGATAATGAAGTCAATTTGTTGTTCGATGGCTTCATCAACCACATTTTCTAAGACATCTAAAGTTAACATCACCTTTTTTATTTCTTTTTGTAATGTACCGACTTGTAAACCAATTCGGTCGCCTTCGACCGCTAAATATTTGGGTGCAAGTTGTTCAATCAGTTGAATAATGGTTTGTCCTTTTGCAAACACTCTAATACCCCCAAAATCCAATTTCTTTCTACCATTAATTCTTCTATTTTTTTTGTTTTTTCATTTTCATTCATTGCACGTTCTAACTGCTTGATAACGTAGTCCACCTTTTGCAATTCTCGTTGCCATTTTTTTAACAGGATCGGTGATCGTTTTTGCCATAAAATTGGTCCTAAACGATATAACTCTTCTTTCGTAATATCCAATCCTTGATAAGGATTTTGCCGTTGGTTATTCTTTGGTTCAGCAATGATAATTTCATAAATTTTTTCATTCTCTTCTAGAATCGTTTCATTGACGATAAACCACTGATTTTTATCTAGCCACTTTCTTACTAGTTCTTCTCCTACATTTGGTTGAAGAATTAGCCGCTCAATGGAGGATAGCTTTTCTTTTCCATCTT
Protein-coding sequences here:
- a CDS encoding M18 family aminopeptidase, giving the protein MRNERELALDLIHFIDHSPTAFHVVANIKQQLNQKGFKELDFGQRWNLQKGEKYYVTKNDSAIIAFIVGTGEVEEEGFKIVAAHTDSPTFRIKPNPEMTAENYLKLNTEIYGGPILNTWLDRPLSLAGRVMVKGDHPLNPKTMFVNIERPLLVIPNVAIHMNRKVNEGIQLNPQIDLLPIIGLINETFEKDRFLHKLLGKELNISEDEIIDFDLFLYDTTKGTLVGLNEELISIGRLDNLAMVHAEITAIADAKVTKATNVMVCFDNEEIGSRTKQGANAPMLANVLERIVLSLGKEREDYFRALAKSFMISADMAHAVHPNHPEKYDPVNKPKMNGGPVIKINANQNYTTDADSNAVYEQLCKENGIPVQKFVNRSDERGGSTIGPISSTQVDIRSIDIGTPMLAMHSIRELAGIKDHLYVVQSFDAFYRL
- a CDS encoding MBL fold metallo-hydrolase; this translates as MKIQRIGSRGIVFSFPELDQVNLVAIYGKQFTYLCDTFIGSEPMEEIKKFFIKENRNQPIIVFNSHWDWDHVWGNCAFSDSIILSHQYCRENLEKGFWSELERNKSYIRGDVKPLFPNLVFTEEIMFAEDQVKFYHTPGHTNDSASCFDLVDGTLYVGDNVEYPIPYVSHPDVNTYIQTLKSYIELAPKIIITGHGNRWSLDLVKDNLKYLKQLVSDQEIDQSDWNEDIMQRHQENMKIWRKL
- a CDS encoding divergent PAP2 family protein, which translates into the protein MILQILLSNFPLMSALVAMVFAQFLKLFTHLLFEKEWEPMIIFSNGGMPSSHSAFVSSLSTAIGLKHGIQSTEFSIAIVFSLITMWDAAGIRYQASKHAQLLNVLVQDVQTLIMDLKQKKKQEHKPLKELIGHKPLEVFVGAILGIVIGFYMEYWFYR
- a CDS encoding nicotinate phosphoribosyltransferase; this encodes MVQNKQNPRNLTMLTDYYQINMMYAHFKNDLLDKEVVFDVFYRKNPCGGGYAIFAGLEQVVEYIQNIRFTKEDVDYLATVHDYDPDFLQYLLDFRFTGEIWAAPEGTIVFPNEPILKVRTNVLEAQLIETTILNIINHQTLIATKASRVVYAADGDPVLEFGLRRAQGPDAGIYGARAAYIGGVSATSNVLAGKMFSIPIRGTHAHAYVQSYPSELEAFIAFAQAFPDNASLLVDTYDTLNSGVPNAIKTFKMMKERLGDQFQNFGIRLDSGDMAYLSKQARKMLDEAGFPDAKIVASNDLDELLIRDLKLQGAKIDIWGVGTNLITSRDCPSLGGVYKLVAEKEGDQLVPKIKISENPEKITTPGCKKVVRFYDRSTKKAILDLIMLEDEPIPQQDFIAFDPINIWKKKMIRNFVSKEILIPIFQSGQLVYSLPTLKEIRDYAKQELQTISEEMKRLHNPHIYHVDLSKKLWDLKYGLLNQERKR
- a CDS encoding Nif3-like dinuclear metal center hexameric protein → MFAKGQTIIQLIEQLAPKYLAVEGDRIGLQVGTLQKEIKKVMLTLDVLENVVDEAIEQQIDFIISHHASIYRPLKHLRTDLPQGRIYQKLLKHDIAVYTAHTNLDVALGGVNDALAKRIGIQATEFLQEVYQQKLKKIVVYVPESHQQVVLDALYANGAGWIGNYSHCSFTSSGIGTFMPREGTNPYIGQQGKLERVNEVRIETIIPEEKQNQAIKAMIKAHPYEEVAYDIYPLDIEGKAYGIGRVGVLEQELTLKEFALQVKRQLELDGARVIGDFTQKIRKVAIVGGDGNSFVPTAAFKGVDVLITGDIYYHVAHEAMAEGLAIIDVGHNVEKWVLPELKAYLEQAFKERNIMTEVYESKTDTNPFQFI
- a CDS encoding tRNA (adenine(22)-N(1))-methyltransferase; translation: MDSIVLSNRLKTIASFVPKGKKIADIGSDHALLPSYLVYNHIVPFAIAGEVNDGPLQAAKRQVQLYQLEDQISVRKGNGLEVIHPKEVDVITIAGMGGALIGQILEDGKEKLSSIERLILQPNVGEELVRKWLDKNQWFIVNETILEENEKIYEIIIAEPKNNQRQNPYQGLDITKEELYRLGPILWQKRSPILLKKWQRELQKVDYVIKQLERAMNENEKTKKIEELMVERNWILGVLECLQKDKPLFN